One Drosophila santomea strain STO CAGO 1482 chromosome X, Prin_Dsan_1.1, whole genome shotgun sequence DNA segment encodes these proteins:
- the LOC120455759 gene encoding uncharacterized protein LOC120455759, whose amino-acid sequence MFLAVNQSLQNTSKKKRKRRTGEDDPQEDSGDGTPPVPRLEPSASSDQLVGGNGATCRVCKCPGRQSLTLVYIYLGALTLILASLSIVFYTHTQDIESLPQVEESYSSKSFRVQFQAELMRSEEELRRLVNRIIEEEQQLVGSTTTSSTTQSRDPLKNERKFTDNLISHTPRPTGKRVRRDIASSAPASMHADPLIEFFNPNHRKVLEEQDTEIRKRTGQKGAAPGGDEWIYLNTYCRVPEKIITGFCKGTQDYCPPAPQGPTGEVGPKGPAGNPGLPGIPGPKGNRGDVGLPGAPGVDGVGHLGPAGPRGPKGDAGVTGRAGLDGRDGVPGEPGLDGVPGRAGADGKNGLAGRDGKDGLHGKDGKDGLSITGPKGAQGPPGERGLKGIAGPRGRPGKPGTNGIPGVPGINAWKLQYPNGSSSNDLLIPPSITDLQMPDFQRTVIVEEGRSLNLSCTATGTPTPQVEWRREDGRTINVNGVEMASISGQFLRFTNITRHQMAAYTCYANNGIAPVANATYLVEVQFAPMISVYRQMIYAEYQSSATLECLVEAFPEAIKYWERAYDGKILDPSDKYGIESYPEGFKTSMRLTISNLRKDDFGYYHCVARNELNATMVNFEIAPQDPNSETPYVGNNIKVYGQRPPESECPVCDQCPDPSLYQCKDSILNNFEIQATGNLSYPGLPKRPKTCYLYAVGKPVFHKVVNEKFGSWLRDPSPDSDREKTFVTNENDPYNLFEFTTRIQYRMNSIPRRKYEIQEGFHGNAHVVFNGSFYYQQKNSDLVVKLDLTSLKKITTQLPYAGVAAANRLYTTDYNYMDFNVDEVGLWVIYSTYHSNNTLVAKLDAETLKMQYNFNITLDHHQFGEMFIVCGNLYAIDSGTDKNTQIRYVVDLYKGKLLNTNLPFSNPFSHTTTVGYNPLTVELYSWDKGNALTYPIRYNEQRLISDNS is encoded by the exons ATGTTTCTGGCGGTTAACCAGAGTCTGCAGAACACCAGCAAGAAGAAGCGCAAGCGGCGAACGGGCGAGGATGATCCACAGGAGGATTCTGGGGATGGGACGCCACCAGTGCCACGCCTGGAGCCCAGTGCGTCCAGTGACCAGCTGGTCGGCGGTAATGGAGCCACCTGTCGGGTGTGCAAGTGCCCGGGGCGACAGTCCTTGACCCTGGTCTACATCTACCTGGGCGCCCTCACCCTCATCCTGGCCAGCCTCTCAATCGTCTTCTACACGCACACCCAGGACATCGAGTCCTTGCCGCAGGTGGAAGAGAGCTATTCGTCCAAGTCCTTTCGGGTGCAATTCCAGGCAGAGTTAATGCGATCGGAGGAGGAATTAAGGCGGTTGGTCAATAGGATCATTGAGGAGGAACAGCAATTGGTTGGCAG CACCACCACGAGCAGCACCACCCAATCGAGGGATCCTCTGAAGAATGAACGCAAGTTCACGGACAACCTGATCAGCCACACACCACGTCCCACCGGGAAGCGAGTGCGCCGGGACATCGCCTCCTCCGCTCCGGCTTCCATGCATG CTGATCCGCTGATCGAGTTCTTCAATCCGAACCATCGCAAGGTTCTGGAGGAGCAAGACACCGAGATCCGCAAGCGTACGGGTCAAAAGGGCGCCGCTCCCGGCGGAGATGAGTGGATCTATCTGAACACCTATTGCCGGGTGCCGGAGAAGATAATCACGGGCTTCTGCAAGGGCACCCAGGACTACTGTCCGCCGGCACCACAAGGACCGACCGGAGAAGTGGGTCCAAAGGGACCAGCCGGTAACCCGGGTCTACCAGGCATACCGGGTCCCAAGGGAAACCGGGGTGATGTGGGCTTACCGGGTGCACCCGGAGTGGATGGCGTGGGTCATTTGGGTCCCGCCGGACCGCGCGGTCCTAAGGGAGATGCCGGGGTCACCGGACGAGCCGGCTTGGATGGTCGGGATGGAGTGCCCGGGGAGCCGGGACTCGACGGCGTGCCAGGTCGCGCTGGTGCTGATGGAAAGAATGGCCTGGCTGGACGCGATGGCAAGGATGGGCTCCATGGCAAGGATGGCAAAGATGGTCTGTCCATCACGGGACCCAAGGGTGCGCAGGGACCACCAGGCGAACGAGGACTCAAGG GCATTGCTGGGCCACGTGGTCGTCCTGGCAAGCCGGGCACCAATGGCATACCCGGAGTGCCCGGCATCAATGCCTGGAAGCTGCAATATCCCAATGGCAGCTCCTCCAACGATCTGCTTATACCGCCCTCCATAACAG ATCTTCAAATGCCGGACTTCCAGCGCACGGTGATTGTGGAGGAGGGAAGATCCCTGAACTTGAGCTGCACCGCCACGGGAACTCCCACGCCGCAGGTGGAATGGCGACGTGAGGATGGTCGCACCATCAACGTCAATGGCGTAGAGA TGGCCTCCATCAGCGGACAGTTCCTGAGGTTCACCAACATCACCCGACATCAGATGGCGGCCTACACCTGCTACGCCAACAATGGCATCGCTCCCGTGGCCAATGCCACCTATCTCGTGGAAGTACAAT TTGCTCCCATGATATCGGTGTACCGCCAAATGATCTACGCGGAGTACCAGAGCAGTGCCACACTCGAGTGCTTGGTAGAGGCCTTCCCCGAAGCCATTAAGTATTGGGAACGTGCCTACGACGGCAAGATCCTCGATCCCAGCGACAAGTACGGCATTGAATCGTACCCAGAGGG TTTCAAGACCTCCATGCGCTTGACTATCAGCAATCTGCGCAAGGATGACTTTGGCTACTATCATTGTGTGGCCCGCAACGAACTGAATGCCACAATGGTCAACTTTGAAATAGCAC CACAAGATCCGAATAGTGAGACGCCGTATGTGGGCAACAACATCAAGGTATATGGCCAAAGACCGCCGGAGAGCGAGTGCCCCGTTTGCGATCAGTGTCCGGATCCCAG CTTGTACCAGTGCAAGGACTCCATACTGAATAACTTTGAGATCCAGGCTACGGGCAACCTAAGTTATCCGGGATTACCCAAGCGACCAAAGA CTTGCTATCTGTATGCGGTGGGCAAACCCGTCTTCCACAAGGTGGTCAATGAGAAGTTCGGCTCGTGGCTACGAGATCCATCTCCAGATAGTGATCGCGAGAAGACATTCGTCACCAACGAGAACGATCCGTACAATCTGTTCGAGTTCACCACACGCATTCAGTACCGAATGAACAGCATCCCCAGGAGGAAATACGAGATTCAAGAAGGCTTTCAT GGCAATGCTCATGTGGTCTTCAACGGTTCGTTTTACTATCAGCAAAAGAACTCGGATCTGGTGGTCAAGCTGGACTTGACCAGTCTCAAAAAGATAA CCACACAATTGCCATATGCTGGAGTGGCCGCTGCGAATAGGCTGTATACCACGGACTACAACTACATGGACTTCAATGTGGATGAGGTGGGCCTGTGGGTGATCTACAGCACCTACCACTCCAACAATACGCTGGTAGCCAAG TTGGATGCGGAGACGTTGAAGATGCAGTACAACTTTAACATCACCCTGGACCATCATCAATTCGGTGAGATGTTCATCGTGTGCGGCAATCTGTATGCCATCGATTCGGGCACGGATAAGAACACCCAGATTCGATATGTGGTGGACTTGTACAAGGGCAAGCTGCTCAACACCAATCTGCCCTTCTCGAATCCCTTTAGCCACACCACCACCGTGGGCTACAATCCCCTGACTGTG gAACTCTACTCCTGGGACAAGGGCAACGCACTCACATATCCCATACGCTACAATGAGCAGCGCTTAATCTCCGACAATAGTTAG